Within Topomyia yanbarensis strain Yona2022 chromosome 2, ASM3024719v1, whole genome shotgun sequence, the genomic segment agtcgatttttataaaaaaaaatttttcgagataacataaaatctcgacgtttcatgcattttaaagatgtttggcatcaaaaatacgaattcgatttctgaaatttcatgaggtcccccctttgaaaaaaaaaatttaattccggcttatatgggaatttcatatgtgaccggacggtttagtctatatttccggaaccatataagcgatccgtacgaaattttatagacatctatggggatattatagctatcatttgggactaagtttgtgaaaatcggcccaaccatttccgggaaactgatgtgagttcgtaaattttgaaagatggccgcttttcccgggcacttccggaaccgtttatggtggtcaatgtagtcaacgaaagtttggttggccgtcggtgacctagaacagcaaatttaagttgtttgagagacattttagcgaaatttttaccttttttgctttcatcggagtatcggtttgaatcacaatttgctatgtgatcgcacgccacaacctgtaactccggaaccggaagtcgtatcgggatgaaattaaatagccatttacggggacgcaacacctttcatttgaggccaagtttagtcgaatcggtctagccatctccgagaaaccgatgtgactgttattctgaatttagatacttccgccggggcttccggaaccgaggatggtggccaatgtggccaaatagactttgaatggatgttagtgacctaatactacaaatcgaagcagttgtggtcatattttggaaaaattttcacctttatacattcattgcagaatttattaaaatcgacattttctgcgtgttcgtacttatcaccctgtaaatccggaaccggaagtcggatccattagaaattcaatagcagcctatgggaatgttgcacctttcatttgagactaagtttgtcaaaatcggttcagccatctccgagaaaaatgagtgacatttttggtcacatacacacacacatacacacacacatacatacatacacacatacatacacacacagacatttgccgaactcgacgaactgaatcgaatggtatatgtcactcggccctccgggcctccgttaaaaagtcggttttcagagcaattgcaatacctttctattgagaaaggcaaaaagacggtcaaaagtctttcctgagtttcacagatgttttcatactttgatgtcttcaggaaagtttccTAGGACTACATTCTACATCTTTAAGGATAagcaccttaatttttcttaaggtgcaagtgtcagttaaaaaaaaaaattttggctcggccaccaaaaaaaattttttgcgcggaatcttgtagaacaatttattttgaacaattttgatgaacatatctgccatctatatatttttccttaaaagatatgtacgttgcaccttaaaatcagtttttcaactctcccttctacaacttaattttttctacattcGTATATTCTATAAAGTTTTAGATATCGTCGAAACacataacttttctgaagactccaatgaTGTATGATATGTGTATCGGTttataaatcgatttttctttaaaaaatactctttttcataacaaaatttttcaaaattgtgaaactttGTGAACCAAAACTCAGCATGATTAGATTCGCCATGTTATGTAGTATATGTAAACGAAGTATAAGAATCCGGACTTTTAGGGTTTTTCAGTTTTCCTACATTTTTATACTGTATAATGTATGGATATTTCGCAGAATCTATAGAACGGGCGTTAGTAAATCAACACGtcataatacagaatactaaactCAATGCAAAATATATCATCTATTAACATCTATAATCTATTAacaacacaaaaacaaaatatatcaTCTATTAACAACACCGGTTTGGTCCACCGAGTACGTGATCAAGTTTCCGAACAAGGCGATCGAAACCTGTACAGCGGATTCGGATCTGCAAAGAAGACAGCATTACAGATCTCAATTGTTCAGACTGCTCGGGAAAGCAACCACAGCGCGGGTGGAAAACGGTGGGAAAAACAACCGCCACTACCAATGCAACGGCAAAGCAGCAGATTCATTTGCGGCACCAGAGCGGTTATTGTGAAATTTGTCGGATCGAATATGTTGTATCGGCGAACCATCTAGTCGCGGAAGAGCGCTGTGTATTTGTGAGGAATGACTAATTCGCTTAGGATAAATAAACCAGTGACGGTGGTCTGGAATAGGCAGCTCTCAAGCAATTCCCGGGGTCACATGATGACGACGGCCAACATCATTAAGGTGAGTGCACCTCTTTTTACCTCCTTCTAAGAACCATATGTGTTTTGGGGCAATTTTGGGAAACGATTTGGGTACAGTCAACTTTAATTTTACaaaatagtgttaaggaagatacttggaggaacttcttcccaagactccgcaacggcgttcatgtggtgagaatgcgtccgacaataCATATTTCCtattacttgactttcacatgcaaatcacctcatggtgttgaatattctcaacaaaCACTATTCTCGTACCCAGGAAAGATTCCTACATGTCAATACtgtgatcagccgctacaccacgggaaaccttacGCAGAGACTTCTaaggaaattccacctgatGCGACCAAaaccggtatacaatcatcgtatgctaaaccacaaccggttggtaaaccaacgacagCGGACCAAGCATTCACGCGAAAGCagacggaccgaatgaccccTAAAGTGCGGCAGACAACGCACCTAATATTTCACCAGCAAGGAAGACGATCTCAATACGCAGCAGTAAgatgcgtcaacaagacccgacGAACAcgttgcaacaatttttttttctattttacatattgtaaagaCACAAAAGATCGCATTgaaccgtgtcaaatatattaaaaataaaaaaaatatccagAGGATTCGTAATGACACCGAAAGAGGGAaacgagctgcaagaaccgctctcaacaaagcagtcaagctgaaCAAGAAAGCCTGCATTGAAGAGCTTTGTCACAAAGCCAACGCGTATTCTCGAGGAGACACCGACAGAATAACTGAAACTGGATAACTGGAaacgacaaaagctgatgttgcttccgatgccgggaaaacatgaaaatttttcggcgtagtcaatatatcccttggtaatgttagatagagtaattctgaaccagctagtacgcggaccgtgagaacggcatgtcatgcaattcggcttccttataggcaggtctacagtgaattcCATCCGAATGGTTGTGGGAgctgtggagacagcagagataaggatatcaCTATTGTGTGGTGGTTAccttagacgtgaagaatgcttcaatagtactagctgggaagcaatcgcccattcgctgtacagcatgagtaactctgcaggatattatagagctactttcagtaccgaatactgatctacgagacagacgAAGGAGAATCACAACTACGACTGACGTTCCTCGGGTCGACGcagtggaacgcagtgtacgatggagcattgaagctgaaccttctcagagatgtaacgattttcggtttcgcggatgatgtggtgttccaagtaatcggacaatcacTAGAAGAGgtggagacactcgacacggagacgattgctcatcataaaacagagttggtgatgactagcagccgaaagacagcaacAGACAAAAATCGCGGTCGGAGaatatatcatcgacttgaACTTTCAAAGTAACGACGATTAGACTAAAGGGAAGGCTGTGAGAGGAACCActgctttgcttgaggcgccagtgtactgggtACCACGAACcatctggaatcgccggaccgaagcatgtgaaCAGACTAGTTTaaccgtcagggacaagatcaAGTTGGTCGAGTGAAGCGCCAGCGGTGGGTCATCGAGTTTTcagcgaaccggaagcagcgaaccagaagctacgctccatgcGATATTGCCGAACCGatctcgccaagtactggttggccctttgagtaggatttatggactatccgagtagatagcgacaaaactgggagctaaatgactcacgcaacGGGCTTCGGTGTAGGGTGTAATTCCGCCGAGAAATAAATGGCtcattgagatggctcgcgaaaacaggaactaaatggttcacagacaCGGGAGCCAAATGGTTAACACAGAAGTTtaccactgcgattagccgaATAAGTGTTCGGAGGTAAACGGCTCTAAtgtctaatgtatcattttgtctccAGACCGAATCAGCCTCCtcacgatataacgcttcgatgTAGTCTCGTGGGACAAGAGgaaggaagaagaagaaggactGTTAGTAGTGGTTAGACACAAAAGTGAGTCCCGCCTAGCCCCAATGCACTTTTGcagctatttaaccatactataaaacatacagacattttaagaTATCGAcaaactgaatctagtggtataagGCACTCGACACTCCGAGCCTTGCTTTAAATGTcgaatttcagagtgattgcatagccttccttatatgaaaaaggcaaaaatgaactGATAATCTATACGTTTTATGAATgcgtacgactatcaaatgaatttctCTGATGTGGCTACCTACTGAACAACCAGATGGGGGAAAATGCAAAGATTTTGAAGACGAACGCGGAACagagccgaattactatcacATGTCACGATATGACACCACATTTAAGGTACCATTCATCAGACCGTCCAAATTTAGCAACCTTTTACAGACCCTGTTCGGCTGTTGATACCGAAATCTCGGttcgttttttttgtaaatgtttGAAAGGAAACTGATGTTGGTAATATGGCACAGTAATGCACTTTCAAGTTACTCCATAATACTTTTCCCAGCTTATTTTACTACAACATTTATATCAATCCCACATTTGAAACGAAGTACTTACCAAATAAGTGATGAACGGTATCACAATCAATCCCAGACCTCCAATATAACTGGAAGTTCCTATTCCTACTCCACGCACCTGTGTAGGATACAGCTCTCCGGCAAAGGgataaataataagaaatgACGCCGATATCATCGATTTTGAAAGAAGATACAGAATCAACGTTTCTGTTACAGCATCTTCGGGTAGTACCACTGTGGCAACGCAACTTATTCCTCTGAAATATAATAACATCATCAACCATCACATCATAATTATTATTACAGAAGCGTCGACGTGTATTACCCcaagatcatcagcatacacaTTGGCCACCGTCGGCCCCAGCGATCCATAGCGATCCAACATATCACATAGCTAGGAATCTCCACCAGTGACGATAGAAAAAAGCTCAAATACTGATTCTCTCCCAGCGAAGGGCCGTAATAGCTTAACCCTAGATAAACTGTCTCGTTGACGAACCAATTCAACGTGATCAGTATTGTTTTCAGTCTCATGTTTGGCGTCCGGCAAAGATCAAACGCCCCGATCGAAACTTCCTCCTTTTTAACGGTCCTACTTTTCTCCATCAAAACCCGTTCCTCGAGTTTGTTCTTAAATGCAGCCGGAAACTGTTTGCCATTgactttcgccattttttcaagaattttCAACGCTTCCTCCAGTTTTCCCTTCATAAGCAGCCACCTAGGCGACTCCGGCATTACGatcaaatacaaaaaatataccAGGAACGGAACCGAAGTGCACAGAGTCAATTGTACCCAATCCCTAATCAGGTATGTGACCCCGGACAGCATCATCAGGCCAAAGGTATAGAACGTGCAGGTCATCACAGTGACGAACGACCGATAACCCGGTCCTACCAACTCCAGTGCTATGATAAATGGGATTTGATAAACTGCAGGGATTGTGAGACCCACGATAACTCGGCTGAATGCCCACATGCCAAAATCTGTGCTGGCGGCGGTGATAAAACTTCCCAACAGTAGGGTAGCCAGGCAAGAGAAGTACGATATCCGTCGACCGGCGCGATCGTTGAGCAGTCCGAAAAGGTACACTCCCACGGGTCCACCCGTGTTGAGTGCAACCAATCCCAAGGTGGGGTAGATGTCGTACTCGCACACAAGATCAAACTGGAAGTGGAAGATAGAAAATATTAGTATTTATTCggcataaatttatttttcgtccTAACTTATTCTAACTGGTGGGTGTGGTAAAATGGGACAGTAAGCTCGAGAATAAAGCATCACCAAAAGCAAAAACAAGCCCACAAATCGTGAAGAAGCTCATTTAATCACAAAtatgtgatattttattcatgatagtacattcaagaataaaatatcacgagacGGCGTTTTTCCTCTCtcaacattattcataaatgaACGACATTCCGTAGCACAGTGGCCGTTGAGCTCACACATCGAGtcatgtcaaataaacgaatgggAAAAATCACCATTGTTCAACAGTTATTCGAATAAATTAGGAAAAATGCATCAAGAGATTTGTTTTCAATTCGGTTATTCGACATGCGTAGGTGAAGTGTTATCGGAGCCCTTGATTTGTTATATTTACagcgaataaataaaaaagaatagtAACAGGGTGATTGGATTTAGCGTGCGACATGTTGGCAGTGCGCATTGTCCAATAGCGCCTTCGCGGTTCTTCAGTAGTCATCAATGCGTTAGTTTTGTGGTCGGTTGTAGTGTACAGAATCTGATGACAGGAGTTAAATGAAATATCCGGCAATTCAGATGCTGTCAGCCGGAAGCTTAGCTTGGCTGATCGACTATTCAGCCACTGCGAGGGCTGCCCTGAAGTCGGCGACCTCTTCCAAACACTCTGCTGCGAATAACTTTAGTGTCTACTTCGGCATTCGCACCACATGTCCAACCCAATGTAGTATGTCATGTTTTATCAGCCTTCCAATATTAACATATGTTACACATTCTTCTCCCAAACACACTGGACACTCCATAGCCTGCTTCCTTTAATGCTTATGGCCATACAGAGACTGGGACAGACAGGAAGCATCAGTGATTTGTATAGAGAACGTTCTGTGCGCGTCTGTAGGCTACAGGCATTTACCTCACTACGTAAAATAACAGAAAGTCCTCTTCGGAGCCTCAACACGCCTTTTTGCTACGCGGCTAACATCGTTTTCACATGTCACTAGTGTGCCGAGATATATGAATTCGTCGACGAACTGGTACTCATCGGTTTGCTCCTCGGAACCAACACCGTTCGGACTGCCTCGTTCTCCACCAGCTACCACGTACTTTGTCTTGTCATAATTTATAGTCAGTCCGATTCTCGCAGGCAAAAATATCTCTTCCGCTGCTCCGAGATCAATGTCAATGATAGCGATGTCGTCAGCGAAGCCTTCGAGCGCTTTATTCAACAATATATTAGAGAGTGCATCATGCTACTTCAATCCATCTAATGTTACAAACGAGTCGGATGTCTCTTCGTTAAGCATGATTTTAATCCATCCAGCGTCCTATGAATCAGCTTAATCACTTTTGTCAAAAAGCATGTTTAAGCATCATCTGCCacagttcgtttcgtttcactgaatcgtacggcGCATACAAATTCACAAACGGGTGGTGAgtccgcaagttgtattcccgaaatttatccagaatttgtcgcaAGGTCCGCCgttgatcgttttttttttttgagaaccaCTTTTGTATGTACATGGGGCTCATGAAGGCGTTATTGAGGATCGTTGTACCTCGATAGTTATTACACTCGAGTTTTTTGCCAGTTACCCATttaaaaccgttggttagagcagtgtctgccatctttgttcaacgcattgagtcagatggtagcgcaacaatagggagactcgattcgagttttcgttgcgctcaaacacgagaatttcactgttttcagcgcatttgtgttattatattggttcttaacaacgaagcaaagctgttgatgtcaatttttttgcattccattgattgtaggccaagaaattaatgaattagtgaggcaccttgcttagtatggtgaaaataggcactttaccctagtaCATATTCATTATATATTCTTCAATATTTTCTACGTCGTGTACCATTACAATTATAACTAATAACGGTGTCTTAACTTCTTGACACACTGTCTAATATCATTAAGAATATACACCCATTTTTCGTTCTAAAGCTGGTAATAGAAAACAGTCTCTACAAATAGTcacaatttatttaaaaatttcatgacatgtaaatgcaaaata encodes:
- the LOC131682533 gene encoding carcinine transporter isoform X1, with product MDAQSEPLKEERDKNESEEPFDLDELLPVIGEFGRYQKLLLWLICLPACIPCGFCAFNQLFMTDVPGDYWCKIPDLQNYSVEERKQYGIPVIQHDGVEEFSKCTRYAVDWNEIFASNDHAVVIPNSTWPVEHCRDGWEYNTTEVKSSIVIDFDLVCEYDIYPTLGLVALNTGGPVGVYLFGLLNDRAGRRISYFSCLATLLLGSFITAASTDFGMWAFSRVIVGLTIPAVYQIPFIIALELVGPGYRSFVTVMTCTFYTFGLMMLSGVTYLIRDWVQLTLCTSVPFLVYFLYLIVMPESPRWLLMKGKLEEALKILEKMAKVNGKQFPAAFKNKLEERVLMEKSRTVKKEEVSIGAFDLCRTPNMRLKTILITLNWFVNETVYLGLSYYGPSLGENQYLSFFLSSLVEIPSYVICWIAMDRWGRRWPMCMLMILGGISCVATVVLPEDAVTETLILYLLSKSMISASFLIIYPFAGELYPTQVRGVGIGTSSYIGGLGLIVIPFITYLGKENLILPLVIMGCVSVAGGFTGLRLPETLHHRLPQTLEDGELFGKDWTFDDCFRCVPTKKSPVNSYESLSHEASDTALELNTGVPINASSHEPTTSTEKTPLEIARLRRQSMRRLVRQSSTVDTQKSADGAIQLTYWF
- the LOC131682533 gene encoding carcinine transporter isoform X2, giving the protein MEPFDLDELLPVIGEFGRYQKLLLWLICLPACIPCGFCAFNQLFMTDVPGDYWCKIPDLQNYSVEERKQYGIPVIQHDGVEEFSKCTRYAVDWNEIFASNDHAVVIPNSTWPVEHCRDGWEYNTTEVKSSIVIDFDLVCEYDIYPTLGLVALNTGGPVGVYLFGLLNDRAGRRISYFSCLATLLLGSFITAASTDFGMWAFSRVIVGLTIPAVYQIPFIIALELVGPGYRSFVTVMTCTFYTFGLMMLSGVTYLIRDWVQLTLCTSVPFLVYFLYLIVMPESPRWLLMKGKLEEALKILEKMAKVNGKQFPAAFKNKLEERVLMEKSRTVKKEEVSIGAFDLCRTPNMRLKTILITLNWFVNETVYLGLSYYGPSLGENQYLSFFLSSLVEIPSYVICWIAMDRWGRRWPMCMLMILGGISCVATVVLPEDAVTETLILYLLSKSMISASFLIIYPFAGELYPTQVRGVGIGTSSYIGGLGLIVIPFITYLGKENLILPLVIMGCVSVAGGFTGLRLPETLHHRLPQTLEDGELFGKDWTFDDCFRCVPTKKSPVNSYESLSHEASDTALELNTGVPINASSHEPTTSTEKTPLEIARLRRQSMRRLVRQSSTVDTQKSADGAIQLTYWF